A portion of the Cryptomeria japonica chromosome 5, Sugi_1.0, whole genome shotgun sequence genome contains these proteins:
- the LOC131876274 gene encoding uncharacterized protein LOC131876274 — translation MREHTEGKDLVRSGVTRFATNFLTLQSILATLPNLKRMFVSERWLGSPYATKLEAEKVVIAIFDTNFAKIVEEIINVSEPLVRVLRMVDGDHNSMGYLYEAMDKAKEAIQHLYGSNKTKYEPIWRIIDRRWNHQLHQHIHAAAYFLNPKFFYSPSFRADAEVRIGLDTCIRRLVDDEIL, via the exons atgagagagcacactgaaggtaaggatcttgtgcggtcgggggtcacacgctttgctaccaatttcctcaccttgcagagcatacttgctacattgcccaacctgaagcggatgttcgtgagtgaaagatggttggggagtccttatgctacaaagcttgaagcagagaaggttgtgattgccatttttgatactaattttgccaagatagtggaggagatcatcaat gtgtcggaaccgttggtgagggtgctacgaatggtggatggggatcataactccatggggtatctatatgaggccatggataaggccaaagaggcgattcaacacttgtatgggtcaaacaagaccaagtatgaacccatatggcgcataattgatcggaggtggaaccatcaactccaccaacatattcatgctgctgcctacttcttgaatcccaagtttttttactctccgagtttcagagcagatgcagaggttagaattggccttgacacatgcattcggagattagttgatgatgagatcctttga